A segment of the Crassostrea angulata isolate pt1a10 chromosome 10, ASM2561291v2, whole genome shotgun sequence genome:
ttttgaatcaaaatttttttcacaatttcaaatgaaaaagatacttttcttttttaaatttgtactatctcttgtttaaaatattgaagcattaaataaatttctGTGCGGAAgtgttcaaacatttatttgatataaaattaccGAAACTTCgataacaaatatatacaaGGATGTTTGTGCATATCATTCCAAAAAGATGGCATCATTCCTGATTGACATTTACATTATTGCTTTACGTAAGGCGTTAAAATTTATCACTGATCATTTGAAGCTAAATACTGATAAGTTAAATATCCCTTTAACAAAGCAGTTAAATATGCATTGCATTTTAGATTTAATTGGACAAAGTGTCTTTCAGCTGATCTTGATGTATACAAAAACAGTACGCATATCGGGTCGAACAATGTAATAGCTGTTTATCAATAGGCTGTACAAGGAGAAGTAGCTATAGGTTGAAGGTTTCCACTAAGTATTTATATAAGTACAGTTTGAATGGAAATCaacgaaaaatatttattgataatccTGGCGCTTTGCGTGGTTATTAAAACAGGTATGTCATATCTATCATTTCTATCattttgacattattttaaaatcatagcGTGGAATTAGAGAAATCACTACTACATAGTACgtgaatatatacatattgtgCATTTACCTCCTACGAATACAAGTAAGTAAACTTATTTGCTTTTTAATTTCCTGAAGAATCGTCAATGGAGTTGAAATCCTACACAGCTTGTTACGGAATCCTTGGGAACCCAAATTTTCTACTGCCGTCATGCCCAGCCGGACAGAAGATAGCCGTTATGGCGGTGTACACGTTAGCTAAATACAAGTCGACCGGCTGCCCCATAATACAAACTTCACCGGGTGACGACCCCGCCTGCTGTCAGTATGACGTCACTGATTGTTCGTACCTGTATGACTCTGGATCATTTCGTGCCTATTATCAGACATGTAATGGGAAATCTTTCTGTAAGATTCAAGTTTCATGGATCGACATACCCTCACACTGCAACAGTTCTGTTTACATTGAGAGGACGCATTACATGAAAATGGACTACTATTGTATCTCAGGTActtattttctcaaaaataacaagtcaaaatttaaaatgtaagtTTATGAAGTATTTTTAAGCTaaaaagatgaaaggaaatGTGTTCCTTGGCTTGAAAACAAACAATATGCATTTTTCGTAGTTTTgttaagaaaaataatgtatgaaatgaatTCATTCGTCCATTTCGCTACCTTTCTGCTTGTCGCAGGAAAATTGAGAGTTTTATATATCTTTGAGATTCTATTCAGAAAATTAACAAAACGGAAAATGATTTTGCAGGTTCTCAAATGTATAAGATGTTGTTAAGTTATTACTCTCTGTTTAGATCAGGCCGTAGACCCGTGTACCGACCTGACGACATCTGATTCTCCCGCCTTTTTCTGGAACATTGGGTATCCGGCAGAAATGACGACAACAAGTACATCATGTACCTGTTCTATCGAGATGTCATGTGATACAACAGTGGAACTCACCGCCATAGACCTACAGTAACACACTTTGATTTCTTTACTTTGTCATCTGATATATTCTAGGCACTTAACCTTCAGTTACATTGTACACTCTAACTAAAGTAACACACTTTGTGTTGTTAATGTTGTGCACAGATTGGTCGAAATCAGAgctcaaaactaaaaaaaaaacaacactacGCATTAGGATTCTTTCCCCTCGATCTCTGCAATTTTTTAATAACTCAGTATCAGTTGTGAATTATGATAACTTGAAGTTGTGAGTTTTGGACCCAAAGTAACACATTTATCATTTCATTCCGACATCTACAAAATATAAGTTATAAGCGTAAAGTAACAAGCTTTGATTTCTTCATTTTGatagactacatgtatatgtcaaaaTCTAAGATCTTAACATACTTAAAcacaatttgatattttcattttcatattggtaaaatcaaaattataagcGACTCTAAATTcactttataataaaaaagtaatgTTTATGAGTCAGCTAGtattgaaacatattttgtacaatatatataccctagatttatagaacaaaaatcaAATCTAAATAATGACAGtgagttaaacttttaaaacaacaatCGCCAATGCATTTAGTGAGTTCccaacatttgtttaaaaagattaaaagacCCTGGAAACTGTAAGCAGTCCCTTGTCGTCACTGATGGCAGTTTTTCTTCAACTTATGACTGCTCCAGCAACAACGATTTTCTACCACGAGTGATGTACACCAGTACCAGCCATTTTGTGACCATAGTTTTTACAAACAATCTCGGTATTACTGGAGGGAAGTTTTTTATTCGAATCCaaggtataaaaaaaactttcttttaaGTCCATTTAAATTTCTAGTTCAAAAAAGTCATAATATACCAATATCCATGTCTGATTTCATGACTGTATAATCTTTTAATAGCTATAACTGGGGTTTTTGTCAAAAACAACTTAAATTGTTAtatgttaaatgatatataaatatcatatgttatttcattttactattgatgtttatttttttctaaaggaACAAATCCTACAGGAGAGGTAACTCTTTCTTGCGGGGCCTCCGCACTAACAATGTCGTCACAGAATCCCAGTAGTCTGCCGACATGTCCAATAGAGGGGGACACAACCACAAATCTACCGACCGCCGGTATATCAATCGAGGACCCCACAACACTGACCGTCCCGACAACTGACTCATCGAATGTGTCGTCATCAACACAAAATGAGTTAACAACCATATCGTCAGACTCGTCTACAATGTCTGACGTCAACACAACGTCCTCGTTGTCTACAGACATGACGACAGTGGTTAACGTTACCGTTGacagtgagaaaaaaaaaatttcatattgataattttaaaacaatgtatttctttataaaagaaaaaacaccaaaaaaatacaaaacaccAAACACAATCACGAAAGACTCGTATCCATTTTGCTTTTTTCATATTTCGCGTAACCTTTCTTccatatgataataaaaatgtattattacGATATTACTTTTGTTACGATTTTGGAATTTTATGAATGTTTCGTTTGAAAACCATATcggaataaaatatatattttcctgaAACTATGATATCAGTATAAATATTACTAAATATTATTCTataaagttctttccaacaaattgATATGCAGATTTAACCATCCTAACGATATCAATGTTAGACTAAAACTCGGCTTTTGGCATTGGTCAACATTTCCGTCTTCCGGTCCAACAAATCGCGTGTTCTCCTCATACTCTAACACCGACATACATTGTTGCAATATGTATATTTACCGCAAAATCTGTATAAGAAAGACTAGTTCTCAAAGTCGATTATTTCTATGGGGTTAGAAACTGATAAATACTAGTTACACGAAGGGTTCAaactatgatattttttatgagGAAAGGAATACTGTTAATTGCAGATATCACCTCTGATGTTACACAGAAAATGACAACATTGATATGGATGAGTACGGAAAATATCTCAACCATTGCCGATATGGAATCTTGCTGTAGTGATTCAAACGCCTCAGATGGACTTCGTAAGTTATCATTTTATAGGAATATTTACCTTcccatcatttttttatttatttagattGCAAAAAGAAAATACTATAAAAGATCAGGAATATCCGCATACTGATTGCTTCTGAATCAGCTAAAACATTACAACCTAAAACTAACAGGGTCGCAGAGCTTGGCGTTTGACGTAATACATTTTAACGTAGTAGCCTTATAGGAAAAAGGGACCCTATAATATATGTGGAATAAAATCAACCATCAAAAATAGGAAGGGTTTGTACATTTGCTTTATTTGAATTCAGTAAAATAACGAAGTAgtttgatgggtttttttttttttttgcatattctcCTATGAAAATTTAACTTACCAAATTCATAATTATTGGCGCATCTGTTAATTCTAGATTCAAAGCCGTTATCATAACAAGgatcatacatgtatagttgaaacaaaaatatggcACATCATGTGAAAGGCCATGATTTATCAATgtttatttcacaatttaatcATTCAGTTGGATATTTTTACGAAAAAATGGCCAATGGCAGCTTttcatttttgagaagaatacaCACAAGACATGATTTATAACTCACGATGCATTTGCTCTTTTAGCGGTGTATGTTATACCAGTGATTGTCCTGGGAGTTCTTCTTGTTTTAGCTGCTCTGGGTTTTTATCATCGAAACAGAATAATGACACGTTGTAGAGGAAAG
Coding sequences within it:
- the LOC128166964 gene encoding uncharacterized protein LOC128166964 codes for the protein MEINEKYLLIILALCVVIKTESSMELKSYTACYGILGNPNFLLPSCPAGQKIAVMAVYTLAKYKSTGCPIIQTSPGDDPACCQYDVTDCSYLYDSGSFRAYYQTCNGKSFCKIQVSWIDIPSHCNSSVYIERTHYMKMDYYCISDQAVDPCTDLTTSDSPAFFWNIGYPAEMTTTSTSCTCSIEMSCDTTVELTAIDLQLKDPGNCKQSLVVTDGSFSSTYDCSSNNDFLPRVMYTSTSHFVTIVFTNNLGITGGKFFIRIQGTNPTGEVTLSCGASALTMSSQNPSSLPTCPIEGDTTTNLPTAGISIEDPTTLTVPTTDSSNVSSSTQNELTTISSDSSTMSDVNTTSSLSTDMTTVVNVTVDNITSDVTQKMTTLIWMSTENISTIADMESCCSDSNASDGLPVYVIPVIVLGVLLVLAALGFYHRNRIMTRCRGKTKEDIEEVEDIEDNNNESNPIFDINLEDHSKFQSLPPLRHEFTMPGRNLDTPTPITREHKRFQTAKKRHDNKSLVKFSDETFNTDTDPITGISASDDKHGLQESSKEGKKHKRKKNKSKKRKSKNKVSQQEDVQEDGGSTSQLWDLAHIPVPVSPTIDITDPVMMAQY